A region from the Panicum hallii strain FIL2 chromosome 1, PHallii_v3.1, whole genome shotgun sequence genome encodes:
- the LOC112882828 gene encoding mitogen-activated protein kinase 3, which translates to MAMMVDPPNGMGSQGKHYYSMWQTLFEIDTKYVPIKPIGRGAYGIVCSSINRETNEKVAIKKIHNVFDNRVDALRTLRELKLLRHLRHENVIALKDIMMPVHRRSFKDVYLVYELMDTDLHQIIKSPQGLSNDHCQYFLFQLLRGLKYLHSAEILHRDLKPGNLLVNANCDLKICDFGLARTNSSKGQFMTEYVVTRWYRAPELLLCCDNYGTSIDVWSVGCIFAELLGRKPIFPGTECLNQLKLIVNVLGTMSESDLEFIDNPKARRYIKSLPYTPGVPLATMYPHAHPLAIDLLQKMLIFDPTKRISVTEALEHPYMSPLYDPSANPPAQVPIDLDIDENISSEMIREMMWQEMLHYHPEVVTAISMS; encoded by the exons ATGGCGATGATGGTGGATCCTCCGAATGGAATGGGAAGCCAAGGAAAGCATTactactctatgtggcaaacaTTGTTTGAGATAGACACCAAATATGTGCCGATCAAGCCCATAGGGCGAGGAGCTTATGGAATAGTTTGTTCATCCATCAACCGCGAGACAAATGAGAAAGTAGCAATAAAAAAGATACACAATGTTTTTGACAACCGTGTGGATGCACTAAGGACCTTGCGGGAGCTGAAACTCCTTCGCCATCTCCGCCATGAGAATGTCATTGCTTTGAAGGACATAATGATGCCAGTACACAGGAGGAGCTTTAAGGATGTGTACTTGGTCTATGAGCTCATGGATACTGATTTACATCAGATAATCAAATCACCTCAGGGGCTTTCCAATGATCACTGCCAGTATTTTCTTTTTCAG TTGCTCCGAGGACTGAAGTATCTCCATTCAGCTGAAATACTCCACAGAGACCTAAAACCTGGAAATCTGCTAGTGAATGCTAACTGTGATCTGAAGATATGTGATTTTGGTCTTGCGCGTACAAACAGTAGTAAAGGCCAGTTTATGACCGAATATGTTGTCACCCGCTGGTACAGAGCTCCGGAGTTGCTCCTCTGCTGTGACAACTATGGCACTTCCATAGACGTTTGGTCTGTTGGGTGCATCTTTGCTGAACTCCTTGGTCGCAAGCCTATATTTCCAGGAACCGAGTGCCTAAACCAGCTCAAGCTCATAGTGAATGTTCTCGGCACCATGAGTGAGTCTGACCTAGAGTTTATCGACAACCCGAAAGCTCGAAGATACATCAAGTCCCTTCCCTATACTCCTGGTGTCCCCCTCGCAACTATGTACCCACATGCTCACCCTCTTGCCATTGATCTACTGCAGAAGATGCTCATCTTCGACCCCACCAAAAGGATTAGCGTCACCGAGGCTCTTGAGCACCCTTACATGTCCCCTCTGTATGATCCAAGCGCGAATCCTCCTGCCCAGGTGCCCATCGATCTTGACATAGACGAGAACATCAGCTCAGAGATGATCAGAGAAATGATGTGGCAGGAGATGCTCCACTACCACCCTGAAGTCGTCACAGCAATAAGCATGTCATGA